A window of Oceaniferula flava contains these coding sequences:
- a CDS encoding PEP-CTERM sorting domain-containing protein: protein MKHTSAFLILGTLMPSVASAAFILSTDFSGSSEAGTTLNNISWTSSGITAPGSSLSVTNGIISPGNTTITPAGDLWTTAETNGYFAPHNNTGSGGDWNTQINFTTLSSGIALGDLDLLWTNVNNQGVIQPAARDNTFQVQLIDIDNANNVIYDSGAIDTPAVNTASEGSQTLTFDLSSLTLDANTNYGLYIAALDAPIAGSHTAIDSLTLNGAVVPEPSSALLVGLAGGLSLLRRKRA from the coding sequence ATGAAACACACATCCGCCTTTCTAATCCTCGGAACACTCATGCCCTCCGTGGCTTCTGCCGCATTCATTTTATCCACCGACTTCTCAGGCTCTAGCGAAGCTGGAACCACACTGAACAACATCTCCTGGACAAGCAGTGGCATTACCGCTCCGGGCAGCTCGCTCAGCGTGACCAACGGCATCATTTCCCCCGGCAACACCACGATCACGCCAGCTGGGGATTTATGGACAACGGCCGAAACCAACGGTTATTTCGCGCCCCACAACAACACTGGCAGCGGCGGTGACTGGAACACCCAGATCAACTTCACCACGCTGAGCTCCGGCATCGCATTGGGCGACCTCGACCTTCTCTGGACCAACGTGAACAACCAGGGTGTGATTCAGCCAGCAGCCCGTGACAATACCTTTCAAGTTCAGCTCATTGATATCGATAATGCGAACAACGTCATTTATGACAGCGGCGCCATTGATACGCCCGCGGTGAACACCGCCTCAGAAGGCTCGCAAACCCTGACCTTCGACTTAAGCTCTTTGACGCTTGATGCGAATACCAATTACGGCTTGTACATCGCGGCTCTTGACGCCCCCATCGCAGGCAGCCACACCGCCATTGACAGCCTGACTCTCAATGGAGCCGTTGTGCCCGAGCCATCTTCAGCCCTGCTCGTCGGCCTGGCCGGAGGCTTGAGCCTGCTTCGCCGCAAGCGTGCTTAA
- a CDS encoding PEP-CTERM sorting domain-containing protein — translation MKLKHLTMLAGIMLPAVASAATINVDFGRTISTGNINNIATADILENTTDSIADLIDTTGASTGITVTVDPGTGNVGTYENTIGNAHNGPYASAVTTALGVSDADILGDGINVIFANSPTITLSNLDANFTYEVTIYNARGAGTTGSWNYDVTDASGSQDITDAEILDNDEVTTFSNLTADVNGEISLVLSKVGEARGGINFMQITSTPVPEPSSALLIGLAGGLSLLRRKRI, via the coding sequence ATGAAACTAAAACATCTTACCATGCTCGCAGGCATCATGCTCCCTGCCGTAGCATCAGCAGCCACCATCAACGTCGATTTCGGTAGAACGATCTCAACAGGCAACATCAATAACATCGCCACCGCTGATATCTTAGAAAACACCACCGACAGCATTGCCGATTTGATCGATACCACCGGAGCTTCGACTGGCATTACTGTCACAGTCGACCCTGGCACCGGCAACGTAGGAACTTACGAGAACACTATTGGTAACGCTCACAATGGACCTTACGCATCTGCAGTCACCACCGCCTTAGGAGTCAGCGATGCAGACATCCTTGGAGATGGCATCAATGTGATCTTCGCCAACTCACCGACGATTACCCTCTCCAACCTCGATGCAAACTTCACCTATGAGGTCACCATCTATAATGCTCGTGGAGCTGGCACAACCGGGTCTTGGAATTACGACGTAACCGACGCTTCAGGTTCTCAAGATATCACCGATGCTGAGATCCTTGACAATGATGAAGTCACCACCTTCTCCAACCTCACCGCAGACGTTAACGGAGAAATCAGCTTGGTGCTGAGCAAAGTCGGAGAGGCCAGAGGTGGCATCAACTTTATGCAAATTACCAGCACTCCAGTGCCAGAGCCATCTTCAGCTCTGCTCATCGGCCTGGCCGGAGGTTTGAGCCTGCTTCGCCGCAAGCGTATTTAA
- a CDS encoding O-acetylhomoserine aminocarboxypropyltransferase/cysteine synthase family protein, whose product MKQETLCIHGGYTPDNDTHSCTVPVYRSTAFTFNNTEHAANLFALRELGNIYSRLTNPTTGVMEKRLALLEGAHELGGLGHASGTAAIFNSIINVASAGDNIVSAQNLYGGTYTQFASILPAMGIEVRFVDSRDPDNFAKAIDGKTRALFCETISNPALDITDLAAVADVAKAHGLPLMVDSTCTTPYLSRPIEHGADVVIHSLTKWLGGHGAGLGGIAIDAGKFDWKGGKHPLFDEPDASYHGLRWGHDLPEPLAPLAFILRMRTVPLRNLGACIGPDNSWQIMQGVETLPLRMERHCENALAVAKHLKEHAKVEWVRFPGLEDDPEFANNQKYLDGKGGAVVVFGIKGGAAAGSEFINALKMFSHVANLGDAKSLAIHPATTTHSQLSAEQQAAGGIPPELVRLSVGIEHIDDILADLDQALGA is encoded by the coding sequence ATGAAACAAGAAACACTCTGCATCCACGGTGGATATACGCCTGACAATGATACCCATTCCTGCACGGTTCCGGTCTACCGAAGCACGGCCTTCACTTTTAATAACACGGAGCACGCGGCGAACCTTTTTGCGCTGCGAGAGCTGGGCAATATTTATAGTCGTCTCACCAATCCCACAACCGGGGTGATGGAAAAGCGCTTGGCACTTCTCGAAGGGGCTCACGAGCTGGGTGGGCTCGGCCATGCCTCAGGGACGGCGGCAATTTTCAACTCGATCATCAACGTGGCCTCGGCGGGCGATAATATTGTTTCGGCTCAGAACCTCTACGGTGGCACCTACACCCAGTTCGCCAGTATTTTGCCGGCTATGGGGATTGAGGTGCGCTTTGTCGATTCCAGAGACCCGGATAACTTTGCCAAGGCGATCGATGGTAAAACGCGAGCCTTGTTCTGCGAGACGATTTCCAATCCGGCCCTGGATATCACGGATCTGGCAGCGGTCGCGGATGTGGCCAAGGCGCATGGTTTGCCGCTCATGGTGGATAGCACCTGCACCACGCCTTATCTGAGCCGACCCATCGAGCACGGTGCCGATGTGGTGATCCACTCCCTTACCAAATGGCTGGGCGGTCACGGCGCCGGACTGGGTGGCATCGCGATTGATGCCGGTAAATTTGATTGGAAAGGTGGCAAGCATCCCTTGTTTGATGAGCCAGACGCATCCTACCACGGGCTGCGCTGGGGCCATGATCTTCCCGAGCCTCTGGCACCTTTGGCCTTTATTTTGCGGATGCGCACGGTGCCACTGCGCAACCTCGGCGCCTGCATCGGGCCGGACAACTCATGGCAAATCATGCAGGGCGTGGAAACACTTCCACTGCGCATGGAGCGTCATTGTGAAAATGCGTTGGCTGTGGCGAAGCATCTCAAGGAGCACGCGAAAGTCGAATGGGTGCGATTCCCCGGCCTGGAGGACGATCCGGAATTTGCCAACAACCAGAAGTATCTCGATGGCAAAGGCGGTGCCGTCGTGGTCTTTGGCATCAAAGGAGGCGCGGCCGCTGGCAGCGAGTTTATCAACGCGCTCAAGATGTTCTCTCACGTGGCCAACCTCGGCGATGCCAAATCATTGGCGATCCATCCGGCAACCACGACCCACTCGCAGCTCAGCGCGGAGCAACAGGCGGCAGGGGGAATCCCGCCGGAGCTGGTCCGTCTTTCCGTCGGTATCGAGCACATCGATGACATCCTCGCCGATCTCGATCAGGCGCTCGGCGCCTAG
- a CDS encoding ABC transporter ATP-binding protein, which yields MPLLEVSNLTTRFHTRNGIVRAVEDVSFSVDKGQTVGIVGESGSGKSVTCYSLIGLIPQPPGKIHAGSAMFDGIDLLNTPERKLRSIRGKRISMIFQDPMTSLNPYLKISEQLTEPLEIHEGIKGKAALHRAIDALAEVGIPDPEKRIQSYPHEFSGGMRQRVMIAMALITRPELLICDEPTTALDVTVQKQVLDLIKDRQEKLGTAVILITHDLAVVHQTCDDVNVMYAGRIVERAQCQDLFAHPKHAYTRALMKSIPATHAKGERLYTIPGVPPDLSDPPPGCAFHARNTLGDASLCNVTSPPPLVEISPKHFAQDCPGCLAC from the coding sequence ATGCCACTGCTCGAAGTTTCCAACCTGACCACCCGATTCCACACCCGCAACGGTATTGTGCGCGCCGTGGAGGACGTTTCCTTTTCTGTCGATAAAGGACAAACCGTCGGCATCGTCGGCGAATCCGGCTCAGGGAAATCAGTTACCTGTTACTCACTGATCGGTCTCATCCCCCAGCCTCCCGGCAAGATTCACGCGGGCAGCGCGATGTTCGATGGCATCGATCTTCTGAATACCCCAGAGCGCAAACTTCGCTCGATCCGCGGCAAGCGCATCTCGATGATCTTCCAAGATCCGATGACCTCGCTCAACCCCTACCTTAAGATCTCCGAGCAGCTGACCGAGCCACTGGAGATCCACGAGGGCATCAAAGGGAAAGCCGCCCTGCACCGCGCCATCGATGCGCTGGCGGAAGTCGGCATCCCCGATCCGGAAAAGCGGATCCAGTCCTACCCTCACGAATTTTCCGGCGGCATGCGCCAGCGTGTGATGATTGCCATGGCATTGATCACACGTCCAGAACTGCTGATCTGTGACGAGCCAACGACCGCGCTCGATGTCACCGTGCAAAAGCAGGTGCTCGATTTGATCAAGGATCGTCAAGAAAAGCTCGGCACCGCCGTGATCCTCATCACCCACGACCTCGCCGTGGTTCACCAGACCTGCGATGATGTCAATGTGATGTATGCCGGCCGCATCGTGGAGCGCGCCCAATGCCAGGACCTCTTTGCTCATCCCAAACACGCCTACACCCGCGCGCTGATGAAGAGCATCCCCGCCACCCACGCGAAGGGTGAACGACTCTACACTATCCCCGGCGTGCCTCCCGACCTTTCCGATCCGCCTCCAGGCTGCGCCTTCCACGCAAGGAACACGCTGGGAGATGCATCGCTGTGCAATGTCACCTCCCCGCCGCCCTTGGTGGAAATCTCACCCAAGCATTTCGCCCAGGACTGCCCTGGCTGCTTGGCCTGCTAG
- a CDS encoding HIT family protein, with product MSFELNPQLAAGGFDFGTLGRCRVLLKDNAVFPWFILVPEVDASITELHQLEATDFASVMFTTRQLSEFVEQHFSPDTLNVATIGNIVSQLHIHIVARNEGDPVWPGVVWGSDVEQPYDKESALSIHAAYQRQLG from the coding sequence ATGTCTTTTGAACTCAACCCACAACTGGCCGCTGGCGGCTTCGACTTTGGCACCCTTGGCAGATGCCGTGTTCTCCTGAAGGACAATGCCGTTTTCCCCTGGTTCATCTTGGTGCCTGAAGTGGATGCTTCGATCACCGAGCTCCATCAACTAGAGGCCACAGACTTCGCTTCCGTGATGTTTACTACACGGCAGTTGTCCGAGTTTGTGGAACAGCACTTCTCGCCAGACACGCTGAATGTTGCCACAATCGGAAATATTGTCAGCCAACTGCACATCCACATCGTCGCACGCAACGAAGGTGATCCTGTCTGGCCCGGCGTCGTCTGGGGCTCTGATGTCGAGCAACCATACGATAAGGAATCGGCTCTTAGCATCCACGCTGCCTACCAGCGCCAGCTGGGCTGA